Below is a genomic region from Papilio machaon chromosome 11, ilPapMach1.1, whole genome shotgun sequence.
gatattaaaaatgcaaaagatTGGATCCATTGTCTCCATGAAGCTCATAATAGATACGGAATCTGTACCAGTGCTGAATTTGTCGCTCAAAATGATGAGATAATGATGGAGACAGTGAAAGAAAATGATGTAGTTGAATGCTGTAGGAAAGATGATTTGTATAGTTTATGTTTTGAATATATGGAACCGAAAGTAGTGGTTGATTCTGTATTACCAGGTCAATATTCTTGTTTGAAACCTAGGGACATGGTGACAAATAGGTTGATTAAATGCACAGACCAAGGTGGTTACAGTTGTCCACTGGGTATGCATTGTCTGAAGCCATCTTTAAATAGTTCTTTCTTGATAATTATTGAAAGGAAGGATGATCATgctgttttatatttaggtGTTCCATATGATTTACATGAGACAGTTACCGTAGACCAGTACTTTCCACGTTTATCTGTGTTCTCAATTTTCTCCCCATCTCAGTTTGAAAAACTCTTACGgtatgttttcatattttcaatGGGCATaggatttttaaatgttgtccCTTGCTATGGTACAGATGGACATCATATTAATAGAAGTATAATACAGATTATTGCAAAGTATTTGAATAGGAATGGtgattttgttacatttttcacAGTTTTTTCTGTAGTTGTAGGAACGGGAGTGACTGTACCAATAgtcatttatgttttttacaagGAGGTTTATATGTATAGTTAGTTTATGCCAAAATGCAccacaatacatttttatgtagaatTTTTATACTGctgttgtttttgtaaatacttagtatatattgtttttatttaataaaaaatgaataggattaatttgtttttattaataaattgttcgcttagagaaataattttccaaaattctcaggattaaataaataaacaatgtgaGTTAATACACTTTTTTAATGCTGAGattatgtgaaaataaatctacaattcatatattaaaagCAAAGGATGGAAATGGATGGaggaaaatgttatttttcttgcatttatataaataaatgcacaTTATgccatatttttaaagttagacGTTTGTTAGAACTACTGATTTAGTTATGTATGGTAACATATCAAAAGTAGCAATATTACTGCTCAGTTTTATATAAAGGCTTCCAATAAtgtaaaaagacaaaaataaaggaagtttttttcaattctggatttatttacatttcacaCAACCTGGTTTTAAATCTCTTAGGTGTAcatttgaaacataaaaattcattaatgGTATAGTCATTAATAGTCTATCATCAATATATTAGAATGAAGGTGTTATTTACAATCACTAATTAAATTCAGACagctatgttttaattaaaagtctATATCAACTTTTACTCAATGCCAAAGACTTTTCTAAATCTTTCAATGATTTTCTTCCATAATATAACATACTTTTGATAGCTGTCTCATCTGTATGACGCTTGTTATTTCTGAAGTCACTCCTAGCCCATTCCTTAAGTTCCGAACGTGTGTTTTCATCTGATATTTTTCGTAATGTTCTAAATATGTctctatataattttaacacttCTTGTCTCAGAAGAAACTGaaagttataaagtttaatacgTTATATTCCTTTTAGttgtataatttgaaaatgttttaggTTCGTTACCTGTTTCAAATTAAGAGTCGTTTTCGGCAGTTTTGATGTCATATTATCGTAGTGATACAAATCTTTCTTTGAAACTGTCTTATTAGTTCAACATTTTTCGTAATAGTAATAGTCTTATTGTAAGttctttattttgaattacaataagatttattttaattatgaaaaaaatgtcaaagtgACATTTGTTGACAGAACAGAACAGCTTTTTTGAGTGACATGTGTGACAACTTTGCGTTCcatttagcaaaaaaaagtTGGCTGATTGTACGACGAACGCAGCCGGCGCGCGAACTCAAGGAAccgaaataaatatctaaCCTAATAATGCAATTCAAAACCATTTTTCTACTATTGGACAAATATACAGGCGTCCCGTAATGAAGGATAACTCGTCCTGAAACCCCTAATAGAACACATCTCTCTCTATCCAAGGctaagaaaaaagtaaattcaaaGGCTTCCCCAAAATATAGagtttaaaaactaacttttgttactttattgtGTACTTATGTACACCATAgtatagaattaattaaatatattaagttttaggTGCCATATCAATCCTCAAAGACTATACTATACTACTATACTGTTATAAACACGGCTTATAACATTCTTAGCTTTTGCCcttattcgaaaaaaaaacaaaaattaagtttttaccgtgatattttacaaaaattacgtTTACCAAAGTTTGAGAACTTCTCGtaaaaaattagaaagaaGTTTAACGTACATTATTATGGAATCAATTACGGTATCAGTAGGCATCATTGATAGCTCATCCTTTATCAAGCTTTCCTTGTTAGTAGTGGCGTAGCAAGAGCTTTTGATGTGGGAGAGTTATCTTCCGTGCGGCCCTCAGGTAGTGAAGGATCATCTTTTAgtgtaatttacatttttttttataaaatcgagTGGTCCCACCAGTTGTTGATTTACACTTCCGGCCGCCATAAGCCCCCGTAGTAACATTCGCTCCTTTTTCAATGTGTTTCAAATTGTTtcaatactaataatataataatgtaaacaaaagacaatatatgagaaaaaacatttacaggGCTCTATATCAACATtggaaaatttaaactaatgaTTGTGTCTGTTTGTCTGCGTGTGTTTGAAACGACTTTGAGACGACTCGGATTGGTTCGCACTGTCACTGTCACTTAATATTTACCGTTAGTTTATCTCAatcaatgtataaaaatgtgtgaattaaaatgttcaatcTGAAGAATTTGAATtcctatattaatttttcaacaagAAAATAACGCACGCCCGTAACCCAAAGACTACGGACATCCATTTGGCGCGGTCATGACACGCTTCttttacattcatacatct
It encodes:
- the LOC106709720 gene encoding LYR motif-containing protein 2, with the protein product MTSKLPKTTLNLKQFLLRQEVLKLYRDIFRTLRKISDENTRSELKEWARSDFRNNKRHTDETAIKSMLYYGRKSLKDLEKSLALSKS